One genomic window of Hymenobacter sp. J193 includes the following:
- a CDS encoding bifunctional heptose 7-phosphate kinase/heptose 1-phosphate adenyltransferase — protein MPAAAPPTSLPALFAAFNQLTVLIVGDVMMDAYVWGKAARLSPEAPVPVVNVSRQEQRLGGAANVALNVQALGAKPLLCAVVGQDQGGDQLLDLLHAGGLSAEGMVRSTHRPTTVKQRILAHGQQLLRIDSEVETDLNEAENADLTARFEQLLPRADVVIFEDYDKGVLNAASIQRFIGLARAQGIPTVVDPKKKNFLAYQHCTLFKPNLKELREGLKLDFGDSDADRPHFEAAVARLREVLMPDTVLVTLSERGVFVEDRELTRTYLPAHLRTISDVSGAGDTVISIAALCVALGLSAPVTAALANLGGGLVCEQVGVVPIEKQLLLAEAQEKGLQLSR, from the coding sequence ATGCCTGCTGCCGCACCTCCCACTTCGTTGCCCGCTTTGTTTGCCGCTTTCAACCAGCTCACCGTGCTCATTGTGGGCGACGTGATGATGGATGCCTACGTGTGGGGCAAGGCCGCGCGCCTCTCGCCCGAGGCGCCAGTGCCCGTGGTGAACGTGAGCCGGCAGGAACAGCGCTTGGGCGGGGCCGCCAACGTGGCCCTGAACGTGCAGGCCCTGGGGGCCAAACCACTGCTGTGCGCCGTGGTTGGCCAGGACCAGGGCGGCGACCAACTGCTGGATCTGCTACACGCCGGGGGGCTTTCGGCCGAGGGCATGGTGCGCTCTACGCATCGGCCTACTACCGTAAAGCAGCGCATTCTGGCCCACGGGCAGCAGCTCCTGCGCATCGACTCCGAGGTGGAAACTGACCTCAACGAAGCCGAAAATGCCGACCTCACCGCCCGCTTCGAGCAACTACTGCCCCGCGCCGACGTGGTCATTTTTGAGGACTACGATAAGGGTGTGCTCAACGCGGCCAGCATTCAACGCTTCATTGGGCTGGCGCGGGCCCAGGGCATCCCTACCGTCGTCGACCCCAAGAAAAAGAACTTTCTGGCGTATCAGCACTGCACCCTGTTCAAGCCGAATCTGAAAGAGCTGCGCGAAGGCCTCAAGCTGGATTTCGGTGACTCCGATGCCGACCGGCCCCACTTTGAGGCGGCGGTAGCCCGACTACGGGAAGTCCTGATGCCGGATACCGTGCTGGTCACCCTTTCCGAGCGCGGCGTTTTCGTGGAAGACCGTGAACTGACGCGCACTTATTTGCCCGCGCACCTGCGCACCATTTCCGACGTTTCGGGCGCCGGCGATACGGTTATCAGCATTGCGGCCCTGTGCGTGGCCCTGGGCTTATCCGCTCCCGTAACGGCCGCGCTGGCCAACCTCGGCGGCGGCCTGGTATGTGAGCAGGTGGGCGTGGTACCCATCGAAAAACAGCTGCTGCTGGCCGAAGCCCAGGAAAAAGGCCTGCAGTTGAGCCGCTAG
- a CDS encoding pyridoxal phosphate-dependent aminotransferase, translating into MSAEATTLAPLVLSDRINSMQESQTIAMAKKARALAAEGFDVINLSFGEPDFQTPQYIKDAAKEALDQGYTLYTPVPGYLELRQAICDKLQRENHLSYKPENIVVSTGAKQALVNVVMSLVNPGDEVVVFAPYWVSYEEMVKLAEGVPVPLVGSLENDFKVTAAELEAAITPRTRLIMYSSPCNPTGSVFSREELGAIAEVVARHPHVHVLADEIYEYINFVGEHVSIAQFEDIKDRVITVNGFSKGYAMTGWRVGYLVARKEIASACEKIQSQITSGTCSIAQRAALAALLGGRSSADEMVTAYHRRRDLVLELAQDIPGFRTPTPSGAFYVFPDVSGCFGKATPEGQTISSAADLAMYLLNDAHVAAVDGGAFGAPACIRFSTAAADEKLREAFQRIKNSVAKLA; encoded by the coding sequence ATGTCCGCTGAAGCTACTACCCTCGCGCCCCTCGTGTTGTCCGACCGCATCAACTCCATGCAGGAGTCGCAGACCATTGCTATGGCCAAAAAAGCCCGGGCGCTGGCGGCTGAAGGGTTTGATGTGATTAACCTGAGCTTTGGCGAGCCGGATTTCCAGACCCCCCAGTACATCAAGGACGCCGCCAAGGAGGCTCTCGACCAGGGCTACACGCTCTACACGCCCGTACCCGGCTACCTCGAGCTGCGTCAGGCTATCTGCGACAAGCTGCAGCGCGAAAACCACCTCAGCTACAAGCCCGAAAACATTGTGGTGAGCACCGGCGCCAAGCAAGCCCTGGTGAACGTGGTGATGAGCCTGGTAAACCCCGGCGACGAAGTAGTGGTGTTTGCGCCCTACTGGGTAAGCTACGAGGAGATGGTGAAGCTGGCCGAGGGCGTGCCGGTGCCGCTGGTGGGCTCCCTGGAAAACGACTTCAAGGTGACGGCCGCCGAGCTGGAAGCCGCCATTACGCCCCGCACCCGCCTCATCATGTACTCCTCGCCCTGCAACCCTACGGGCTCGGTGTTCAGCCGCGAAGAGCTGGGCGCCATTGCCGAGGTAGTGGCCCGCCACCCGCACGTACACGTGCTGGCCGACGAGATTTACGAGTACATCAACTTCGTGGGGGAGCACGTGAGCATCGCCCAGTTTGAGGACATAAAGGACCGCGTGATTACCGTGAACGGCTTCTCGAAGGGCTACGCCATGACGGGCTGGCGCGTGGGCTACCTAGTGGCCCGCAAGGAAATTGCCAGCGCCTGCGAGAAAATCCAGAGCCAGATTACGTCCGGTACCTGCTCCATTGCCCAGCGGGCGGCCCTGGCCGCTCTCCTGGGCGGCCGCAGCTCCGCCGATGAGATGGTGACGGCCTACCACCGCCGCCGCGACCTGGTGCTGGAGCTGGCCCAGGACATTCCCGGCTTCCGCACGCCCACGCCCAGCGGCGCCTTCTACGTCTTCCCCGATGTGAGCGGCTGCTTCGGCAAAGCCACGCCCGAGGGGCAAACCATTAGCTCTGCGGCCGACCTGGCTATGTACCTGCTCAACGATGCCCACGTGGCTGCCGTAGATGGGGGCGCGTTTGGCGCGCCGGCCTGCATCCGCTTCAGCACCGCCGCCGCCGATGAAAAGCTGCGCGAAGCCTTCCAGCGCATCAAAAACAGCGTAGCCAAGCTGGCCTAG
- a CDS encoding glycosyltransferase family 2 protein, with amino-acid sequence MSSPVVKLSVVIVNYNVCYFLEQALLSVRRAVEKLGEPVEVFVVDNNSVDGSVAMVRARFPEVVLIENHDNPGFSKANNQAIHQARGQYVLLLNPDTVVEEDTFRLCCAFMDAHPRAGGLGVKMLDGQGRFLPESKRGLPTPWVAFYKIFGLAKLFPKSRRFGRYHLGFLDKDQTHEIEVLSGAFMLMRKAALDEVGLLDEDYFMYGEDIDLSYRLTRGGWLNYYFPGTRIIHYKGESTKRTSVNYVFVFYRAMVIFARKHFAPERAGTFSLLINLAIWLRAGAAVAQRLAAQAAPVLLDAGLIYGGMYFLKTYWEHNHKYVRGPYPEKYMLVAVPVYVAVWLVSAFFSGAYDQPTRARRIVRGVFLGTLLISAVSNFLDAWRFSKALIVLGGVWAVAALVLRRLASNFLRYRTLSLTRQHQKNVGIVGSFEESQRVRQLLENAAVPARIIGYIEPAKAGAPVRSVRATPSYEPVSRPGAGRYTTATAALLADAETLEAPVDDLLGEVRQLADIIRIYELHELIFCGRDLTASQIIGLMVSVPQHPPVAYKILPQDSEYIIGSSGKDSPGDYYALDITLNLFRPQQVRNKRVLDFVASLGFLLGAPLLIWWQPRKGGFLRNCLRVLGGSRTWVGLRYAAAPRRLARAILSPADAAQAAGPLTGATRRRLELLYAKDYETGTDLRLLLRCFRQLGREEE; translated from the coding sequence GTGTCCTCACCCGTTGTGAAGCTTTCCGTTGTTATCGTCAACTATAACGTGTGCTACTTTCTGGAGCAGGCGCTGTTGTCGGTGCGGCGGGCGGTGGAAAAGCTGGGTGAGCCGGTGGAGGTGTTTGTGGTCGACAACAACTCCGTAGATGGCTCAGTGGCTATGGTGCGGGCGCGGTTTCCGGAGGTCGTCCTTATCGAAAACCACGACAACCCCGGCTTCTCGAAGGCCAACAACCAGGCCATCCACCAGGCCCGCGGGCAGTACGTGCTGCTACTCAACCCCGATACGGTGGTGGAGGAAGACACCTTCCGGCTGTGCTGCGCATTCATGGACGCGCACCCGCGCGCCGGGGGGCTGGGCGTGAAGATGCTCGACGGGCAGGGTCGTTTTCTGCCTGAAAGCAAGCGGGGGCTGCCCACGCCCTGGGTGGCATTCTACAAGATTTTCGGGCTGGCCAAGCTGTTTCCGAAGTCGCGGCGCTTCGGGCGCTACCACCTGGGCTTCCTCGACAAAGACCAGACCCACGAAATAGAAGTTCTGAGCGGGGCCTTTATGCTCATGCGCAAAGCCGCGCTGGACGAGGTAGGGCTGCTCGATGAGGACTACTTCATGTACGGCGAGGACATCGACCTCTCGTACCGCCTCACGCGGGGCGGCTGGCTGAACTACTATTTTCCCGGCACGCGCATCATCCACTACAAGGGCGAAAGCACCAAACGCACGAGCGTCAACTATGTGTTCGTGTTTTACCGGGCCATGGTCATCTTTGCCCGCAAGCACTTCGCACCGGAGCGGGCGGGCACGTTCAGCCTCCTCATCAACCTGGCCATCTGGCTGCGGGCCGGGGCGGCGGTGGCCCAGCGCCTGGCCGCGCAGGCCGCCCCCGTGCTGCTGGATGCCGGCCTGATCTATGGGGGCATGTACTTCCTGAAAACCTACTGGGAGCACAACCACAAGTACGTGCGCGGGCCCTACCCCGAGAAATATATGCTGGTGGCCGTGCCGGTGTACGTGGCCGTGTGGCTCGTGTCGGCGTTTTTCAGTGGGGCCTACGACCAGCCCACCAGGGCCCGGCGCATTGTGCGCGGCGTATTCCTGGGCACGTTGCTGATTTCGGCCGTCAGCAACTTTCTGGACGCGTGGCGCTTTTCCAAGGCCCTTATTGTGCTGGGTGGGGTGTGGGCCGTGGCGGCGCTGGTGCTGCGCCGGCTGGCGTCCAACTTCCTGCGCTACCGCACCCTCAGCCTTACCCGCCAACACCAGAAAAATGTGGGCATCGTGGGCTCGTTCGAGGAAAGCCAGCGGGTGCGCCAGCTGCTGGAAAACGCTGCCGTGCCGGCCCGCATCATCGGCTACATCGAGCCCGCCAAAGCCGGGGCGCCCGTGCGCTCTGTCCGCGCCACGCCGTCTTATGAGCCGGTAAGCCGCCCCGGTGCCGGCCGGTATACCACCGCTACGGCCGCCCTTCTGGCTGACGCAGAAACCCTAGAAGCCCCGGTTGATGACCTGCTGGGCGAGGTGCGGCAACTGGCCGACATCATCCGCATCTACGAGCTGCACGAGCTGATTTTCTGCGGGCGCGACCTAACCGCCAGCCAGATTATCGGGTTGATGGTGAGTGTGCCCCAGCACCCGCCGGTGGCCTACAAAATTCTGCCCCAGGACAGTGAGTACATCATCGGCAGCTCCGGCAAAGACTCGCCCGGCGACTACTACGCTCTCGACATCACCCTGAATCTGTTCCGGCCCCAGCAGGTACGCAACAAGCGGGTACTCGATTTTGTAGCCAGCCTGGGCTTTCTGCTAGGCGCGCCGCTCCTCATCTGGTGGCAGCCGCGCAAAGGCGGTTTTCTGCGCAACTGCCTGCGCGTGCTCGGTGGCTCCCGTACCTGGGTGGGCCTGCGCTACGCCGCCGCGCCACGCCGCCTGGCCCGGGCCATTCTCTCGCCCGCCGATGCGGCCCAGGCCGCCGGTCCGCTCACCGGGGCCACGCGCCGCCGCCTGGAGCTGCTCTACGCCAAGGACTACGAAACCGGCACCGACCTGCGCCTGCTTTTGCGCTGCTTCCGCCAGTTGGGCCGGGAAGAGGAGTGA
- the recR gene encoding recombination mediator RecR, producing MEFPSKLIENAVGELSKLPGVGKKTALRLALHLLKAETDTTASLAEALAKMRFEIRYCDTCHNISDTPECAICANQLRDQSTVCVVSDIRDVIAIENTAQYRGLYHVLGGVISPIEGIGPSDLTIDSLVERVTKEGSEIREVILAISPTMEGDTTAFFLSRKLRDLPELHVSSIARGIPMGGELEYADEITLGRSIVERQRQER from the coding sequence ATGGAATTTCCTTCCAAACTGATAGAAAACGCCGTTGGCGAATTGTCGAAGCTGCCGGGCGTGGGGAAGAAAACTGCCCTGCGTCTGGCCCTGCACCTGCTTAAAGCCGAAACCGATACCACGGCTTCGCTGGCAGAGGCCCTAGCCAAGATGCGCTTCGAAATCCGCTACTGCGATACCTGCCACAACATTTCTGACACGCCCGAGTGCGCTATCTGCGCCAACCAGCTGCGCGACCAAAGCACCGTGTGCGTGGTGTCGGACATCCGCGACGTTATTGCCATCGAAAACACGGCCCAGTACCGGGGCCTCTACCACGTGCTGGGCGGCGTTATCTCGCCCATCGAAGGCATTGGCCCCAGCGACCTGACCATCGACTCCCTGGTGGAGCGTGTGACGAAGGAAGGCTCCGAAATTCGTGAGGTTATTCTGGCCATTAGTCCTACTATGGAAGGTGACACTACGGCCTTTTTTCTCTCCCGCAAGCTGCGCGACCTGCCCGAGCTGCACGTCAGTTCCATTGCGCGTGGCATCCCGATGGGCGGCGAGCTGGAATACGCCGACGAAATCACGCTGGGCCGCTCCATTGTAGAGCGCCAGCGCCAGGAGCGGTAG
- a CDS encoding ATP-dependent Clp protease adaptor ClpS: MNSKPQIEYDEDVLLLEETTDVRDLVVYNDDVNTFDHVIRTLIDVCGHEPEQAEQCTLLIHYKGQCTVKHGTYDELAALCTAIHDRGISADVI, translated from the coding sequence ATGAACAGCAAACCGCAGATTGAGTACGACGAGGACGTTCTGCTCCTGGAAGAAACCACCGACGTGCGCGACCTGGTGGTGTACAACGACGACGTGAACACCTTCGACCACGTCATCCGCACGCTCATTGATGTATGCGGGCACGAGCCTGAGCAGGCCGAGCAGTGCACCCTGCTCATTCACTACAAAGGCCAGTGCACCGTTAAGCACGGCACCTACGACGAACTGGCGGCCCTCTGCACCGCCATCCACGACCGCGGCATCTCGGCCGATGTCATTTAA
- a CDS encoding SDR family NAD(P)-dependent oxidoreductase → MRFQDKVVLITGATGGIGLAAAKRFASEGARLVLVGHRREALDEAAPEVQAAGAPEVWGSLCDVAVEEQVQATVAGTLERFGRLDVIVNNAGLMEFKPLQELTGEDWLRVLGVDLLGAFYFTKQAFLHMKPGGTIVNVSSIHAVETSPLVAPYAAAKAAINSLTRTSALEGKAKGLRINAVLPGAIDTPMLWENPNVKSGAETIDPADVGRPEDVAALIAYLASDDAAFVQGAEIRVDGGRLDRL, encoded by the coding sequence ATGCGCTTTCAGGATAAAGTAGTACTGATTACCGGGGCGACCGGCGGCATTGGGCTGGCCGCCGCCAAACGCTTTGCCAGCGAAGGAGCCCGGCTGGTGCTGGTGGGCCACCGTCGGGAAGCCCTGGATGAGGCCGCGCCCGAGGTGCAGGCCGCCGGCGCGCCCGAGGTATGGGGAAGCCTGTGTGATGTAGCGGTAGAAGAGCAGGTGCAGGCCACCGTAGCCGGCACGCTGGAGCGGTTCGGCCGCCTCGACGTCATCGTGAACAACGCCGGCCTGATGGAATTCAAGCCCCTGCAGGAGCTGACCGGGGAAGACTGGCTGCGCGTGCTGGGGGTAGACTTGCTCGGGGCCTTCTACTTCACCAAGCAGGCTTTTCTGCACATGAAGCCCGGCGGCACCATCGTGAATGTGTCCAGCATTCATGCCGTGGAAACCAGCCCGCTGGTAGCGCCCTACGCCGCTGCCAAAGCCGCCATCAACTCCCTCACGCGCACCTCGGCGCTGGAAGGCAAAGCCAAGGGCCTGCGGATAAACGCCGTGCTGCCGGGCGCCATCGATACGCCCATGCTCTGGGAAAACCCCAACGTGAAAAGCGGCGCCGAAACCATTGACCCCGCCGACGTAGGCCGTCCCGAAGACGTAGCCGCCCTCATTGCCTACCTGGCCTCCGACGATGCCGCCTTCGTGCAGGGCGCCGAAATCCGCGTGGATGGCGGCCGCCTAGACCGGCTTTAG
- a CDS encoding ATP-binding protein, protein MAASALSPVSFPADLAQAHQRIQELERALEQAAPDQALLNKRLALLLNQLPEGVALLDAAGTLVLLNDQICHLWDLPLPASQWVGQSWPILVQRFRSLLVRPEAFMRRLPELLRAGQPVYNELIELTDGRLLARDFLPVRETPDAPTTVLICLRDVTEHHRLTRQLQSVASIPAQNPNPIFRLDLAGQAIYRNKAAEVLGQELSPEEAEYLLAAAQGLAAGAIAQNAARQVDLAVARGHFAAYTVPFPQEGFANVYLVNITARVQAEQEMQRAKEEAEAAVKARENFLANMSHEIRTPMNGVLGMTAQLGKTRLDSRQQELLGIIRTSGQHLLSIINDVLDMAKITSGKLELEQTAFNLCDSFAQALQPLVHQATEKGIIVAGTPLRNSCSYPWVLGDPYRLNQILLNLVSNAIKFTEPGGRVIVIAREIASTDDTLTVEVTVEDTGIGIAPEQQARIFEGFTQAYADTTRRFGGTGLGLSISRALVEQLGGTLRLKSEVGKGSTFSFTLPLPRAQGAPQAAETAVVDQGALRGRRVLLFEDNEINREVARLLLEEWGMHVDEAENGPLGLELLHQNSYDIILMDIQMPGMSGLEATAIIRQLPDTTKAQLPILALTANAFRADNDRYLAAGMDACLTKPFEEAKLYHQLEQLISKQRPAAAPAYNLDKLRALAHGRETFVVKIIRSFLTNMPVSLAQLETAATAGDWQQVAALMHHIKPNLEALGVPGIDEAVQQLQQAAADAEPARHAAMARLGTQLRRALQQLPRELPAE, encoded by the coding sequence ATGGCCGCCTCTGCCCTCAGCCCGGTTTCTTTTCCTGCCGATCTTGCCCAGGCCCACCAGCGCATTCAGGAGTTGGAGCGGGCCCTGGAGCAAGCCGCCCCGGACCAAGCCCTGCTCAACAAGCGCCTGGCGCTGCTGCTGAATCAGCTGCCGGAAGGGGTGGCTTTGCTGGATGCGGCCGGCACGCTGGTCCTGCTCAACGACCAGATCTGCCACCTGTGGGACCTGCCGCTGCCGGCCAGTCAGTGGGTGGGGCAGTCCTGGCCCATTTTGGTCCAGCGCTTTCGGTCCCTGCTGGTGCGCCCCGAAGCCTTCATGCGCCGCCTGCCCGAGCTACTCCGCGCCGGTCAGCCAGTGTACAATGAGCTGATCGAGCTGACCGACGGCCGGCTGCTGGCGCGCGACTTTCTGCCGGTCCGGGAAACGCCTGATGCCCCTACTACAGTGCTCATCTGCCTGCGCGATGTAACCGAGCACCACCGCCTAACTCGTCAGCTGCAGTCGGTAGCCAGCATTCCGGCCCAGAATCCCAACCCCATCTTCCGGCTTGATCTGGCGGGGCAGGCTATCTACCGCAACAAGGCGGCCGAAGTGCTGGGTCAAGAGCTCAGCCCGGAGGAAGCGGAGTATCTGCTGGCCGCCGCGCAGGGGCTGGCCGCGGGAGCCATTGCCCAGAATGCGGCCCGGCAGGTGGATCTGGCCGTGGCGCGGGGCCATTTTGCGGCTTACACGGTGCCGTTTCCACAGGAGGGCTTTGCCAACGTGTACCTCGTCAATATTACGGCGCGGGTGCAGGCCGAGCAGGAAATGCAGCGGGCCAAGGAAGAAGCCGAAGCGGCCGTGAAGGCCCGGGAAAACTTTCTGGCCAACATGAGTCACGAAATCCGCACGCCTATGAACGGGGTGCTGGGCATGACCGCACAGCTGGGCAAAACCCGCCTCGACAGTCGCCAGCAGGAGCTGCTGGGCATCATCCGCACCTCGGGCCAGCACCTGCTCAGCATTATCAATGATGTGCTGGACATGGCTAAAATCACCTCCGGCAAGCTGGAGCTGGAGCAAACCGCCTTCAACCTTTGCGACTCCTTTGCGCAGGCCCTGCAGCCGCTGGTGCATCAGGCCACCGAGAAAGGCATCATCGTGGCCGGTACGCCGCTGCGCAACTCCTGCTCCTACCCCTGGGTGCTTGGCGACCCGTACCGCCTCAACCAGATTCTGCTCAACCTGGTCAGCAACGCCATCAAGTTCACCGAGCCAGGGGGCCGCGTCATCGTCATTGCCCGCGAAATAGCCAGCACCGACGACACGCTCACGGTGGAAGTAACGGTGGAAGACACCGGCATCGGCATTGCGCCGGAGCAGCAGGCCCGCATCTTCGAGGGCTTCACCCAGGCTTATGCCGATACGACGCGCCGCTTTGGCGGCACGGGGCTGGGCCTGAGTATTTCGCGGGCGCTGGTAGAGCAGCTAGGCGGCACGCTGCGGCTGAAAAGCGAAGTGGGCAAAGGCAGCACGTTTTCCTTTACCCTGCCCCTGCCCCGGGCCCAGGGCGCGCCCCAAGCCGCGGAGACGGCCGTGGTGGACCAGGGCGCGTTGCGCGGGCGGCGAGTACTGCTGTTCGAAGACAACGAAATCAACCGGGAAGTGGCCCGCCTGCTGCTGGAAGAGTGGGGAATGCACGTAGATGAGGCCGAAAACGGGCCGCTGGGCCTGGAACTGCTGCACCAAAATAGCTACGACATCATCCTGATGGACATTCAGATGCCGGGCATGAGCGGGCTGGAGGCCACCGCCATTATCCGGCAGCTGCCCGACACTACCAAAGCCCAGCTGCCCATTCTGGCCCTCACGGCCAACGCCTTCCGGGCCGACAACGACCGGTACCTGGCCGCCGGCATGGATGCCTGCTTAACCAAGCCGTTCGAGGAAGCCAAGCTCTACCACCAGCTGGAGCAGCTCATCAGCAAGCAGAGGCCCGCCGCCGCCCCAGCCTACAACCTGGACAAGCTACGCGCCCTGGCTCACGGCCGCGAAACTTTCGTGGTGAAGATCATTCGTTCCTTCCTGACGAATATGCCCGTCAGCCTGGCCCAGCTGGAAACCGCCGCCACCGCCGGCGACTGGCAGCAGGTAGCCGCGCTGATGCATCACATCAAGCCCAACCTGGAGGCGCTGGGTGTGCCCGGCATTGACGAGGCCGTGCAGCAGCTGCAGCAAGCCGCCGCCGATGCGGAGCCGGCCCGCCACGCCGCCATGGCACGCCTGGGCACCCAGCTGCGCCGGGCACTACAGCAGCTACCCCGGGAGCTGCCTGCGGAGTAA
- a CDS encoding LytTR family DNA-binding domain-containing protein, giving the protein MPPFSPLTCVIVDDNEINRLTLEHMVELTPTLTLAASLPGSVEALQYFSQGKQADLLLLDIEMPLLSGLELARLLPKPPPAIVVVTSHRDFAVDAFELQAADYLVKPVDLARFSQAVARVLELRRLTDQAASAPDGGLVEPQGSELFVKVGPRMVRLDFEDVLYIEALSTYSVLVTKTQKHIVYLTLKAIAERLPFAHFARVHRSYVVNTRRIEAIEDNMLKLGSYEVPVGKSYQDDFFKTLRGL; this is encoded by the coding sequence ATGCCCCCTTTCTCACCGCTTACCTGCGTCATCGTCGATGACAATGAAATCAACCGCCTCACGCTGGAGCACATGGTGGAGCTTACGCCTACGCTCACGCTGGCAGCCTCCCTGCCCGGCAGTGTAGAAGCCCTTCAATACTTTAGCCAGGGCAAACAAGCTGATTTGTTGTTGCTGGACATCGAAATGCCCCTCCTCTCGGGGCTGGAGCTGGCCCGCCTGCTGCCCAAGCCGCCACCCGCTATAGTAGTCGTCACGAGCCACCGCGACTTTGCCGTGGATGCCTTCGAGCTACAGGCGGCCGACTACCTGGTAAAGCCCGTGGACCTGGCCCGCTTCAGCCAGGCCGTGGCCCGCGTGCTGGAGCTGCGCCGCCTTACCGACCAAGCTGCCAGCGCCCCCGACGGCGGTCTGGTGGAGCCCCAGGGCTCGGAGCTGTTCGTGAAAGTGGGCCCGCGCATGGTCCGCCTCGACTTCGAGGACGTGCTTTATATTGAAGCCCTGTCGACGTACTCCGTGCTGGTAACCAAAACCCAGAAGCATATTGTATACCTCACGCTCAAGGCCATTGCTGAGCGGCTGCCCTTCGCGCACTTTGCGCGGGTGCACCGCAGCTACGTGGTAAATACGCGCCGCATCGAGGCCATTGAGGATAATATGCTCAAGCTCGGCAGCTATGAGGTACCGGTAGGCAAATCGTACCAGGACGACTTTTTCAAGACGCTCCGCGGACTATAG
- a CDS encoding carboxypeptidase-like regulatory domain-containing protein → MQLLRTLALTAFILSLAFSTSVAADGPGTSATPVVTGHSTLRHFTRGLLRRALQPLKRDAPATVYYEAPTLLTGTVVGTDGMPLAGALVWAVGSQEQVRTNSKGDFALTLPTSGPVSLSCASRGCTQQTMQLNTGSQPNGVYFALRAATTQE, encoded by the coding sequence ATGCAACTCCTCCGCACCCTCGCTCTCACTGCTTTCATCCTGTCACTGGCTTTTTCTACCTCTGTGGCGGCCGATGGGCCCGGCACCTCAGCTACGCCCGTCGTGACCGGCCACAGCACGCTCCGGCACTTCACGCGCGGGCTGCTGCGCCGCGCCCTGCAGCCCCTGAAGCGTGATGCCCCGGCCACAGTCTACTACGAAGCGCCTACCCTTCTGACGGGCACGGTGGTGGGCACCGATGGGATGCCGCTGGCTGGCGCGTTGGTATGGGCCGTAGGCAGCCAGGAGCAGGTGCGCACCAACTCCAAAGGTGACTTTGCCCTCACGCTGCCTACCAGCGGGCCGGTTTCGCTGAGCTGCGCTTCCCGCGGCTGCACCCAACAAACCATGCAGTTGAACACCGGTAGCCAGCCCAATGGCGTGTACTTCGCCCTACGCGCCGCCACTACCCAGGAATAG
- a CDS encoding cyanophycinase: MPTKKRSSHNLPSCPYPTGKLLLIGGHEDKGQSPEPADESALNENFAPETILQRLADEVGKRGPLVVVPTASGEPRGSAHDYQRVFQKLHGPAIEVLDIRTRAEANDEANLKLLDQAGGVLFTGGDQLRLTALLGGTALQQRLRARYAHDALIIAGTSAGATAMSTPMIYQGRDDAGFLKGEIHITTGLELLHDVAVDTHFIARGRMVRMAQILATNPACIGLGLEEDTAVLVTEGRELEVLGSGMAVILDARACSSTNIHEIAPNTPFTMRGIQLHLLASGERYTLPTAPRLYA; encoded by the coding sequence ATGCCCACCAAAAAACGTTCTTCTCACAATCTACCCTCCTGCCCTTATCCTACCGGAAAGCTGCTGCTCATTGGCGGGCACGAAGACAAAGGCCAGTCGCCGGAGCCCGCCGATGAATCGGCGCTGAACGAAAACTTTGCACCCGAAACCATTCTGCAGCGCCTGGCCGATGAGGTTGGCAAACGCGGCCCGCTCGTGGTCGTTCCTACGGCGTCGGGTGAGCCCCGCGGCTCGGCTCATGACTATCAACGGGTATTTCAGAAGCTGCACGGCCCGGCTATAGAAGTGCTTGACATCCGCACGCGGGCCGAGGCCAACGACGAAGCCAATCTTAAGCTGCTGGACCAGGCCGGCGGCGTCCTCTTCACGGGTGGCGACCAGCTGCGGCTTACGGCCCTGCTGGGCGGTACCGCGCTGCAGCAGCGCCTGCGGGCCCGCTACGCCCACGATGCCCTGATCATTGCCGGCACCAGCGCCGGGGCCACCGCTATGTCGACGCCCATGATTTACCAGGGCCGCGACGATGCCGGCTTTCTGAAGGGCGAAATCCACATCACTACGGGTCTGGAACTGCTCCACGATGTGGCCGTTGATACGCACTTTATTGCCCGGGGACGCATGGTACGAATGGCGCAGATCCTAGCCACCAACCCGGCGTGCATTGGCCTGGGGCTGGAAGAAGACACGGCCGTGCTGGTGACGGAGGGCCGGGAGCTGGAAGTGCTGGGCAGCGGCATGGCTGTTATCCTGGATGCGCGGGCGTGCAGCTCAACCAATATTCACGAAATAGCGCCCAATACACCTTTTACCATGCGGGGTATCCAGCTGCATCTGCTGGCCAGTGGCGAGCGGTACACCCTGCCTACCGCGCCCCGGCTATACGCCTGA